One Cucumis sativus cultivar 9930 chromosome 1, Cucumber_9930_V3, whole genome shotgun sequence DNA segment encodes these proteins:
- the LOC101220966 gene encoding pentatricopeptide repeat-containing protein At4g21300, producing MFYKFCSSSSTFLSRLSPPRFLFSTQSNFKTPINPTLLSSNAESVLASILQACNDHTHLPQGKQSHAQAIVSGLAQNGDLGPRVLGMYVRTGSLKDAKNLFYTLQLGCTSAWNWMIRGFTMMGQFNYALLFYLKMLGAGVSPDKYTFPYVVKACCGLKSVKMGKIVHETVNLMGLKEDVFVGSSLIKLYAENGHLSDAQYLFDNIPQKDSVLWNVMLNGYVKNGDSGNAIKIFLEMRHSEIKPNSVTFACVLSVCASEAMLDLGTQLHGIAVSCGLELDSPVANTLLAMYSKCQCLQAARKLFDTSPQSDLVSWNGIISGYVQNGLMGEAEHLFRGMISAGIKPDSITFASFLPCVNELLSLKHCKEIHGYIIRHAVVLDVFLKSALIDIYFKCRDVEMAQKILCQSSSFDTVVCTTMISGYVLNGKNKEALEAFRWLVQERMKPTSVTFSSIFPAFAGLAALNLGKELHGSIIKTKLDEKCHVGSAILDMYAKCGRLDLACRVFNRITEKDAICWNSMITSCSQNGRPGEAINLFRQMGMEGTRYDCVSISGALSACANLPALHYGKEIHGLMIKGPLRSDLYAESSLIDMYAKCGNLNFSRRVFDRMQERNEVSWNSIISAYGNHGDLKECLALFHEMLRNGIQPDHVTFLGIISACGHAGQVDEGIRYYHLMTEEYGIPARMEHYACVADMFGRAGRLDEAFETINSMPFPPDAGVWGTLLGACHIHGNVELAEVASKHLFDLDPLNSGYYVLLANVQAGAGKWRKVLKVRSIMKERGVRKVPGYSWIEVNNATHMFVAADGSHPLTAQIYSVLDSLLLELKKEGYVPQLYLPMHPQLLSKSIDN from the coding sequence ATGTTCTACAAATTTTGTTCCTCATCTTCCACATTCCTTTCTCGTCTCTCTCCGCCTCGGTTTCTCTTTTCTACTCAATCCAACTTCAAAACCCCTATAAACCCCACTTTGCTTTCGTCAAATGCAGAATCGGTACTGGCATCAATCCTTCAAGCTTGTAACGACCATACTCATCTTCCTCAAGGTAAACAATCTCATGCTCAGGCCATTGTCAGTGGACTTGCTCAAAATGGAGATTTGGGTCCTAGAGTTTTGGGTATGTATGTGCGTACTGGCAGTCTCAAGGATGCCAAGAACTTGTTTTATACTCTTCAATTGGGATGTACTTCTGCTTGGAATTGGATGATTAGGGGGTTTACAATGATGGGTCAGTTTAATTATGCTTTGCTGTTTTATTTGAAGATGCTGGGTGCTGGAGTTTCTCCTGATAAGTATACATTTCCTTATGTGGTTAAAGCCTGCTGTGGTTTGAAAAGTGTGAAGATGGGTAAGATTGTTCATGAGACTGTTAATTTGATGGGTCTTAAAGAGGACGTCTTTGTGGGCAGTTCTTTAATTAAGTTGTATGCAGAGAATGGTCATTTGAGTGATGCTCAGTATCTATTTGATAATATTCCTCAGAAGGATAGTGTTTTGTGGAATGTCATGCTTAATGGTTATGTGAAAAATGGAGATTCGGGTAATGCCATTAAGATCTTTTTGGAAATGAGACATAGTGAGATTAAGCCCAATTCGGTAACCTTTGCTTGTGTCTTATCTGTTTGTGCCTCAGAGGCAATGCTTGACTTAGGTACTCAACTTCATGGGATTGCTGTTAGTTGTGGACTGGAGTTGGATTCTCCAGTAGCTAATACATTGTTGGCTATGTACTCGAAATGCCAATGCTTACAAGCTGCACGTAAACTGTTTGACACGTCGCCACAAAGTGACTTGGTGAGTTGGAATGGAATAATTTCTGGATATGTACAGAATGGTTTGATGGGTGAGGCTGAACATTTGTTTCGAGGGATGATATCTGCAGGAATAAAGCCCGACTCGATCACTTTTGCAAGTTTTTTACCATGTGTTAATGAGTTGCTGAGTCTCAAACATTGTAAGGAAATTCATGGTTACATCATAAGACATGCTGTAGTTTTGGATGTGTTCTTAAAAAGTGCTCTAATTGATATTTACTTCAAGTGCAGGGATGTGGAAATGGCACAAAAAATTTTGTGCCAGAGTAGTTCGTTTGATACTGTAGTGTGCACGACCATGATTTCTGGGTACGTGCTTAATGGGAAGAACAAGGAAGCATTGGAGGCATTTAGATGGTTGGTGCAAGAGAGAATGAAGCCTACTTCAGTGACTTTTTCTAGTATCTTTCCAGCTTTTGCTGGCTTGGCCGCTTTAAACTTAGGAAAGGAATTGCATGGTAGTATCATAAAGACTAAGCTCGATGAAAAATGTCATGTAGGCAGTGCTATTCTGGACATGTATGCAAAATGTGGAAGATTGGATTTGGCTTGTCGAGTTTTTAACCGAATAACTGAAAAAGATGCTATTTGCTGGAACTCCATGATTACGAGTTGTTCCCAGAACGGCAGGCCAGGAGAGGCCATCAACCTTTTCCGCCAGATGGGAATGGAGGGAACTCGGTATGATTGTGTGAGCATATCTGGTGCTCTATCTGCGTGTGCTAACTTACCTGCTCTCCATTATGGAAAAGAGATCCATGGTTTAATGATCAAAGGCCCTTTAAGATCTGACCTTTATGCTGAGAGCTCACTGATAGACATGTATGCTAAGTGTGGAAACTTGAACTTCTCTCGGAGAGTTTTCGACAGGAtgcaagaaagaaatgaagtcTCATGGAATAGCATCATTTCTGCCTATGGCAACCATGGTGATTTGAAGGAGTGTCTTGCTCTATTCCATGAAATGTTGAGAAACGGCATCCAGCCAGATCATGTCACCTTTCTTGGTATCATATCTGCTTGTGGTCATGCTGGCCAAGTTGATGAGGGAATTAGATATTACCACCTCATGACAGAGGAATACGGGATCCCAGCTCGAATGGAGCACTATGCCTGCGTGGCCGATATGTTTGGGCGTGCGGGTCGTCTGGATGAAGCATTTGAAACCATAAATAGTATGCCATTCCCTCCAGATGCTGGTGTTTGGGGAACACTACTCGGGGCCTGCCACATTCATGGAAATGTTGAGCTTGCGGAAGTGGCATCAAAACATCTATTTGATTTAGACCCTTTGAACTCTGGGTACTATGTATTGCTTGCTAATGTGCAGGCTGGGGCTGGAAAATGGAGGAAGGTGCTTAAAGTACGAAGCATAATGAAAGAACGAGGAGTTCGAAAAGTTCCTGGTTATAGCTGGATCGAGGTCAATAATGCCACCCACATGTTCGTTGCAGCAGATGGAAGCCATCCGCTTACTGCTCAGATCTATTCCGTGCTGGATAGTCTTCTTTTAGAACTGAAAAAAGAAGGGTATGTTCCACAACTTTACCTTCCAATGCACCCACAACTTCTGAGTAAATCGATTGACAATTGA